In Halobacteroides halobius DSM 5150, the genomic window AAGAGGCCTTTTTTTATAGCAATTTATATAGATAATGACTTAAACTATTTAAGTGATATAGTTTTTTTAATGAATTAGTAATCAATTTAATTAATTGTGACCAGGAATCAGCTCCAATTAAAATATCATAAAAAGAATATATAAAAGTTAAAAAGAAAGCCATGATAAGTAAGTATAATATAATATGAATTGCTTTAGTAGTAAAAGTACTAATTACTTTAATCATCTTTACTCTCCTTTAGGTTAATTAGTATTATATATTTTGTAATAATTAATCATAATTTATGTATGAAATTTAGATAAAAAGTATTAAGGAGCATTATGAAGATAAAGCCCTAAGAGAGATCTCTTAGGGCCAAAGTTAAAAGCTATTACTTATTTTTTTTATTCTTCTTTTTATTTTTAGTTACACTATTAGTTGTCTTATTAGTAATAGTTGCTTTTGCAGCTTTATTAGCAGTGCCTGTAGTACCTGCTTTATTAGTAGTAGTAGCACCTTGTTTAGTACCACTTGCAGTTACGCCACCTACTTGGTTGGTAGCACCTTGATTAGCGCCACCTGCTTTATTAGTAGCACCTTGCTTAGTACCACTTGCGGTTACACCACCTACTTGATTAGTAGCACCTTGATTAGCTCCACCGGCTTTATTAGTAGCACCTTGATTAGCTCCACCGGCTTTATTAGTAGCGCCTGCTCCTTGTTTATACGCAGGTTCTTCTTGCTCAACATAATTAACTCTACCTTGTAATTGGTCAGATACACCTTTAACTTGTTGGGCAGCTTGATTATACATTTTTTGAGCCTGCTTATCATTAGTGCTTAAAGCAAACTTCTCTAAATTATTTTTAGCGCCTTCTAAACTAGTTAGAGTTTGGTGTAATTGTTTACCAACTGTCATATTATTACCCCCTAAGGTTTTTATTGTTGATTTTTATTTTGGGCTTTGTTAGTAGCGCCTGTTCTTTTATTATAAGCAGGTTCTTCTTGTTCAACATAATTAACCCTACCTTGTAATTGGTTAGCTACACCTTTAACTTGTTGGGCAGCTTGATTATACATTTTTTGAGCTTGCTTATCATTAGTGCTTAAAGCAAACTTCTCTAGATTAGTTTTAGCACCTTCTAAACTAGTCAAAGTCTGGTGTAATTGATCACCAACTGTCATATTACTACCTCCTTTCGACCTCATCAATTATAATAACCAGTAGCTGATAAAATATGATAGGAAAAGTTAGGGAAAGCATTAAATGATTTCCTAGAAAGATGCAGAGTAATTTAGGCAATAATAAAAAGAAAGAAAAGTAGAAAATTATTATTCCTACTTTTAGTGATATATTGACAAAATTTTAATGATGTGCTATCATTACAAAAAGTTAATAAAAAGGGGGATAATAATGAATCAAAATATAAGACAAATAGTTTTAGGAGGTTTATTAATTACATTAGTAACTATAGGAACGATGGTAATTAAAGTACCAATGCCAGCTACAAACGGTTATATTCACATTGGTGATAGTATGATCTACTTAGTTGCTATTTTATTTGGTCCTAAATTAGGATTTATAGCAGCTGGAGTAGGTTCTGCATTGGCTGATTTATTTAGTGGTTATACTCATTGGGCTATACCTACTTTTGTTATTAAAGGTATTGAAGGACTTATTATTGGTACTATTGCTATGCGTAATTATACAGAAACTTCTATCAGGTTAAGAGATATAATAGCTACTACAATTGGAGGAACATGGATGGTGATTGGTTATTTTATTGCAGGAACTATTATGAGAGGTAGTTGGGCTGCTGCATTAGGTGGTATACCAGGAAATTTAACTCAGGCAATTGGTGGGATGGTAATTGCTTTTCCAATAATTTTTGCTTTATTAAGAGCTAATGTATTAGAAATAGTAACTGATTAAATCAGAAAGGTGATATTATGCAAGCAGGTAAGGTTAAGATTAGTAAACTAAAAAATTTAGTTTTAGATAGATTATCATCTAATAATTCAGATGTATTGGTTGGCCCTAAACTAGGGGAAGATTCAGCAGTAATTGACTTTGGAGAATTTGTAGCTGTAATGTCCACGGATCCAATTACTGGTATAAAAGAAGGGGTGGGGACTTTAGCAGTTAATATATCTTGTAATGATATTGCAGCTAATGGTGCGCAACCAATTGGAATTCAACAAGCTTTATTAATCCCACCAAATATGAGTGAACAAGAAGTAGTAGCAATTGTAGAAGATATTAATCAAGCAACTAAAAATTTAGGGATAGATGTATTAGGAGGACATACAGAAGTAACTGATATAGTTAAACAACCATTAGTATCTTGTACGGCCATTGGCAAAACAACTAAAGATAAATTCATTACTTCTTCTGATGCTCAAATAGGAGATGACATTGTAGTTACTAAGTGGACTGGCCTGGAAGGAACTTCAATTTTAGCAAATACTTTTAATGATAAATTACTTAAACTAGGTGTTAAAAAAGAAGTAATAAATGAGGCTTTGAATTTAACAAAAGATATAAGTGTAGTTCCTGAAGGTTTATTAGGGGCCAATTTAGGTGTTAATGCTATGCATGACGTTACTGAAGGTGGTTTATATGGTGCTTTATATGAACTAACTACTGCATCAGAAGTCGGGTTTAAAATTGAACAAGAAAAGTTACCAGTTCATAAAGTTACTGAAATTATTACGACAGCTTTAAATATTAATCCGTATTCTTTAATTGGTTCAGGAATGATGA contains:
- a CDS encoding DUF1657 domain-containing protein; the protein is MTVGKQLHQTLTSLEGAKNNLEKFALSTNDKQAQKMYNQAAQQVKGVSDQLQGRVNYVEQEEPAYKQGAGATNKAGGANQGATNKAGGANQGATNQVGGVTASGTKQGATNKAGGANQGATNQVGGVTASGTKQGATTTNKAGTTGTANKAAKATITNKTTNSVTKNKKKNKKNK
- a CDS encoding DUF1657 domain-containing protein encodes the protein MTVGDQLHQTLTSLEGAKTNLEKFALSTNDKQAQKMYNQAAQQVKGVANQLQGRVNYVEQEEPAYNKRTGATNKAQNKNQQ
- a CDS encoding ECF transporter S component, which produces MNQNIRQIVLGGLLITLVTIGTMVIKVPMPATNGYIHIGDSMIYLVAILFGPKLGFIAAGVGSALADLFSGYTHWAIPTFVIKGIEGLIIGTIAMRNYTETSIRLRDIIATTIGGTWMVIGYFIAGTIMRGSWAAALGGIPGNLTQAIGGMVIAFPIIFALLRANVLEIVTD
- a CDS encoding AIR synthase family protein, producing MQAGKVKISKLKNLVLDRLSSNNSDVLVGPKLGEDSAVIDFGEFVAVMSTDPITGIKEGVGTLAVNISCNDIAANGAQPIGIQQALLIPPNMSEQEVVAIVEDINQATKNLGIDVLGGHTEVTDIVKQPLVSCTAIGKTTKDKFITSSDAQIGDDIVVTKWTGLEGTSILANTFNDKLLKLGVKKEVINEALNLTKDISVVPEGLLGANLGVNAMHDVTEGGLYGALYELTTASEVGFKIEQEKLPVHKVTEIITTALNINPYSLIGSGMMILITDKGSELVKKLNKEKIKASIIGKITPKNKIVRTNEGKIEIETAPEDELWRILKENNK